Proteins found in one Nymphalis io chromosome 4, ilAglIoxx1.1, whole genome shotgun sequence genomic segment:
- the LOC126781597 gene encoding uncharacterized protein LOC126781597 isoform X1 gives MKTAVTVLQELMIKLGQLPNYECISQSGPQHQATFEYSCTAYGVTVTGQARSKKEAKQEAARRMLMQLHSRGISVPPPFASPPSPPPPSPPLPSDDPALEAGPSRGACGTTGAPAVDSRSYVALLKELCEEYRLGEPEYELVSDTGPPHQRRFTMRARLRMHERQATSTTKKAARQLAAEQLYSYLRENLARLTGDFVEEEALARAHEKRSQEKRAAEATLQRVVERCESTPWRHDLGQRLSNYHLGLLTHIDEDRRTLGVQALIATQSSEPEKSLESVCIALGLRVERPNLSTSGLTVFRLTPTSPTLAFAGREPTAAAATALRYLRRTLLVSASSAVC, from the exons ATGAAAACAGCGGTGACGGTGTTGCAAGAGCTGATGATCAAGTTAGGTCAATTGCCCAATTATGAATGCATATCTCAA TCGGGTCCACAACATCAGGCCACATTTGAATACAGTTGCACAGCATATGGGGTTACAGTAACTGGACAGGCACGCTCTAAAAAGGAAGCCAAGCAAGAGGCAGCGCGACGAATGCTCATGCAACTACACTCGCGCGGCATCTCTGTGCCACCGCCTTTCGCTTCGCCACCCTCGccgccgcctccttcgccaccCTTACCCTCAGATGACCCTGCCTTG GAAGCAGGTCCGTCGCGAGGCGCCTGTGGCACCACCGGAGCTCCGGCTGTAGACTCACGTAGCTATGTTGCACTGTTAAAAGAGCTATGTGAAGAATACCGACTGGGTGAGCCGGAATATGAGCTAGTGAGCGACACAGGCCCGCCGCACCAGCGTCGTTTCACAATGCGTGCGCGCCTGCGCATGCACGAGCGACAGGCCACCTCTACAACAAAGAAAGCGGCGCGACAGCTCGCCGCGGAACAACTATACTCCTATCTGCGGGAAAACCTTGCAAGACTCACTGGAGATTTCGTGGAG GAAGAAGCATTGGCACGGGCTCACGAGAAGCGATCCCAGGAAAAGCGCGCTGCAGAAGCTACTTTGCAGCGCGTCGTAGAACGCTGCGAGTCTACGCCCTGGCGTCACGACCTTGGACAACGCCTCTCCAACTATCACCTCGGTCTGCTAACACACATTG ATGAAGATCGTAGAACCTTGGGAGTGCAGGCATTGATTGCTACACAAAGCTCTGAACCAGAGAAGTCGCTGGAGTCGGTGTGTATTGCGCTGGGCCTGCGCGTCGAGCGCCCTAATTTGTCAACCTCCGGACTTACCGTTTTTCGCCTGACGCCGACCTCACCGACGCTCGCCTTCGCCGGGCGCGAACCGACCGCTGCAGCCGCCACTGCGCTGCGCTACCTACGCCGTACGCTGCTGGTTTCTGCTTCCAGCGCGGTCTGCTAA
- the LOC126781597 gene encoding uncharacterized protein LOC126781597 isoform X2, translating into MKTAVTVLQELMIKLGQLPNYECISQSGPQHQATFEYSCTAYGVTVTGQARSKKEAKQEAARRMLMQLHSRGISVPPPFASPPSPPPPSPPLPSDDPALEAGPSRGACGTTGAPAVDSRSYVALLKELCEEYRLGEPEYELVSDTGPPHQRRFTMRARLRMHERQATSTTKKAARQLAAEQLYSYLRENLARLTGDFVEEEALARAHEKRSQEKRAAEATLQRVVERCESTPWRHDLGQRLSNYHLDEDRRTLGVQALIATQSSEPEKSLESVCIALGLRVERPNLSTSGLTVFRLTPTSPTLAFAGREPTAAAATALRYLRRTLLVSASSAVC; encoded by the exons ATGAAAACAGCGGTGACGGTGTTGCAAGAGCTGATGATCAAGTTAGGTCAATTGCCCAATTATGAATGCATATCTCAA TCGGGTCCACAACATCAGGCCACATTTGAATACAGTTGCACAGCATATGGGGTTACAGTAACTGGACAGGCACGCTCTAAAAAGGAAGCCAAGCAAGAGGCAGCGCGACGAATGCTCATGCAACTACACTCGCGCGGCATCTCTGTGCCACCGCCTTTCGCTTCGCCACCCTCGccgccgcctccttcgccaccCTTACCCTCAGATGACCCTGCCTTG GAAGCAGGTCCGTCGCGAGGCGCCTGTGGCACCACCGGAGCTCCGGCTGTAGACTCACGTAGCTATGTTGCACTGTTAAAAGAGCTATGTGAAGAATACCGACTGGGTGAGCCGGAATATGAGCTAGTGAGCGACACAGGCCCGCCGCACCAGCGTCGTTTCACAATGCGTGCGCGCCTGCGCATGCACGAGCGACAGGCCACCTCTACAACAAAGAAAGCGGCGCGACAGCTCGCCGCGGAACAACTATACTCCTATCTGCGGGAAAACCTTGCAAGACTCACTGGAGATTTCGTGGAG GAAGAAGCATTGGCACGGGCTCACGAGAAGCGATCCCAGGAAAAGCGCGCTGCAGAAGCTACTTTGCAGCGCGTCGTAGAACGCTGCGAGTCTACGCCCTGGCGTCACGACCTTGGACAACGCCTCTCCAACTATCACCTCG ATGAAGATCGTAGAACCTTGGGAGTGCAGGCATTGATTGCTACACAAAGCTCTGAACCAGAGAAGTCGCTGGAGTCGGTGTGTATTGCGCTGGGCCTGCGCGTCGAGCGCCCTAATTTGTCAACCTCCGGACTTACCGTTTTTCGCCTGACGCCGACCTCACCGACGCTCGCCTTCGCCGGGCGCGAACCGACCGCTGCAGCCGCCACTGCGCTGCGCTACCTACGCCGTACGCTGCTGGTTTCTGCTTCCAGCGCGGTCTGCTAA
- the LOC126781585 gene encoding double-strand break repair protein MRE11, with the protein MVQNDDSWSSDDTIRVLIASDIHLGYLENDAVRGEDSFVAFEETLSLAVQYDVDLILLGGDLFDHAKPSPSCMFKCTQIIRKYCFGDKPINIEVLSDQLDNFSRIVNYEDPNLNVSYPILSIHGNHDDPVGHGNVSSLDILSITGLVNYFGKWTDYTQVRISPVLLQKGETKLSLYGLSHLKDQRLARLFAEKKVTFELIEDGNDWFNILVLHQNRADRGPSNYISENVLPTFLDLVVWGHEHDSQVFATKDVKRENESFFVIQPGSTVATSLAAGEALPKHCVLLQLHKKEYILTPLPLKTVRPFIFKTIVLSEENLGDEGVNENEKVQIFLKDKVHEAITEAEAIRSGDPKQPALPLIRLSVFYEHDGQDFNRVRFGQNFNGLVANPNDVLIMKREKKIRERKEFDPNNTEDVDLGGVAAEATDVESLLRSYFEAQPQDRRLAVLSVRAVTEAVRDFTLKRDDDIFRRVLDAHRKHCVDFLLESNAETPEEVSDKMKQCKESLDAADADLLKALISTASKKAEVATKQSALAKHESIVVSSDEEAPPGRGRGRGARGGRGRGRGRGQTRVASPPTPAPVQERRTPRRAAAQKSSSKLQSLISERSFRRRRESSDIEISD; encoded by the coding sequence ATGGTGCAAAATGATGACTCTTGGTCGTCAGATGACACCATAAGAGTTTTAATAGCTTCAGATATACATTTAGGTTATCTTGAAAATGATGCTGTACGTGGAGAAGACAGCTTTGTCGCCTTTGAAGAAACCCTTTCTCTTGCCGTACAATATGATGTAGATTTAATTTTGCTTGGAGGAGATCTTTTCGACCATGCAAAGCCATCACCTAGTTGTATGTTCAAATGTACACAGATTATTCGCAAGTATTGTTTTGGAGACAAACCTATTAATATCGAAGTGTTATCGGATCAACTAGATAATTTCTCAAGAATTGTTAACTATGAAGATCCAAATCTAAATGTTTCATACCCCATTCTTTCAATTCATGGGAATCATGACGATCCAGTTGGACATGGCAATGTCAGTTCTCTAGACATTTTATCTATTACTGGTCTTGTTAATTATTTTGGAAAGTGGACTGACTATACTCAAGTCCGTATTTCACCTGTACTTTTACAGAAGGGTGAAACTAAATTATCATTGTATGGTTTGAGTCACTTAAAAGATCAGAGACTTGCTAGGCTATTTGCAGAAAAGAAAGTGACATTTGAACTCATAGAAGATGGTAATGATTGGTTTAATATCTTGGTGTTACATCAAAATAGGGCAGATCGGGGACCCAGCAATTATATTTCGGAAAATGTCTTACCTACTTTTTTGGATCTTGTTGTATGGGGGCATGAGCATGACAGTCAAGTATTTGCTACAAAAGATGTAAAAAGGGAAAATGAAAGTTTCTTTGTTATCCAACCAGGAAGCACTGTGGCTACATCATTGGCAGCTGGGGAAGCCCTACCCAAGCATTGTGTATTGTTGCAGTTACATaagaaagaatatatattaacaccTCTTCCACTAAAAACTGTACGCCCATTCATATTTAAGACAATAGTTCTCTCTGAAGAGAATCTTGGAGACGAGGGTGTGAACGAAAATGAAAAAgtacaaatttttttaaaggataaGGTTCATGAGGCAATAACTGAAGCTGAAGCAATTCGAAGTGGTGACCCAAAACAACCTGCTTTACCCCTTATTAGACTTAGCGTGTTTTATGAACATGATGGCCAAGATTTTAATCGTGTTCGATTTGGTCAAAATTTCAATGGCCTTGTTGCAAATCCAAATGATGTTCTTATTATGAAAAGAGAGAAAAAAATTCGTGAAAGAAAAGAGTTCGACCCAAATAACACAGAAGATGTTGATTTAGGTGGGGTGGCTGCTGAAGCGACTGATGTAGAATCCTTACTTCGTTCTTACTTCGAGGCGCAACCGCAAGACCGTCGGCTCGCAGTACTATCGGTACGAGCTGTAACCGAAGCGGTGAGAGACTTCACGTTAAAACGCGACGACGACATTTTTCGTCGCGTTTTAGATGCTCATCGTAAACACTGCGTCGATTTCTTACTCGAATCGAATGCAGAAACTCCAGAGGAAGTGAGTGATAAAATGAAACAGTGTAAGGAGTCACTAGACGCGGCCGATGCCGATCTACTCAAAGCTCTTATATCAACAGCTTCCAAGAAAGCGGAAGTCGCCACCAAGCAGTCCGCATTAGCCAAACACGAGTCGATCGTGGTATCGAGCGACGAAGAAGCGCCACCGGGGCGAGGGCGGGGAAGAGGCGCGCGTGGTGGTCGCGGACGTGGCCGCGGCCGCGGTCAAACGCGTGTGGCCTCCCCACCTACGCCAGCGCCGGTGCAGGAACGACGCACGCCGAGAAGGGCAGCAGCGCAGAAATCTTCCTCAAAGTTGCAAAGCCTTATATCCGAGCGATCCTTTCGACGTCGGAGGGAATCATCGGACATTGAAATTTCAGattga